One window of Phycisphaeraceae bacterium genomic DNA carries:
- a CDS encoding site-specific DNA-methyltransferase, with product MPTATKPKRTAQRAKAFPCTSIKGPPEARVYIGDCRDIIPTISDCQPTKETGAGVVDLVFADPPFNWNRAYDKWEDNMPREDFLEFTYQWLNLCRIALRPGGAFWVNIPDDTAAEIVVHLKKEDDKNNQPGLEMINWCIWHYRFGQNTKSRFINSKVHALYFVKPDPTGTFERTWDTSEILEPTDRATTYFDPRTLSKRDGMPAGKRVPLDVWYGPYWGRIQGNNKERRHGHDNQLPEAYLERVILATSKPGDLVMDPFLGSGTTGVVAHALNRRFIGTEFSKDNAARCIQRIKAGPVNLGKARGVSTAIHQARSTSEKTRQTFRNV from the coding sequence ATGCCGACAGCAACCAAGCCAAAGCGTACTGCGCAGCGTGCAAAGGCGTTCCCTTGCACAAGCATCAAGGGGCCGCCCGAAGCGCGTGTCTACATCGGCGATTGCCGCGACATCATCCCCACCATCTCCGATTGCCAGCCGACGAAGGAAACAGGCGCAGGGGTGGTCGATCTCGTCTTCGCAGATCCGCCGTTCAACTGGAATCGCGCGTACGACAAGTGGGAAGACAACATGCCTCGCGAGGACTTCCTCGAGTTTACATACCAGTGGCTGAACCTGTGCCGCATCGCGTTACGCCCCGGCGGTGCATTCTGGGTGAACATTCCGGATGACACCGCAGCTGAGATCGTTGTGCATCTCAAGAAAGAAGACGACAAGAACAACCAGCCCGGGCTTGAGATGATCAACTGGTGCATCTGGCACTATCGGTTCGGGCAGAACACAAAATCGCGCTTTATCAACTCAAAGGTCCACGCCCTCTACTTTGTCAAGCCCGATCCCACAGGCACATTCGAGCGCACGTGGGACACTTCAGAGATCCTTGAGCCCACAGACCGTGCAACAACATACTTTGACCCGCGCACGCTCTCAAAGCGTGACGGCATGCCTGCTGGCAAGCGCGTGCCGCTGGATGTGTGGTACGGACCATACTGGGGTCGTATCCAGGGGAACAACAAGGAACGCCGCCACGGTCACGACAATCAACTGCCCGAGGCCTATCTCGAACGCGTAATCCTCGCGACGTCAAAGCCGGGCGATCTCGTGATGGACCCGTTCCTTGGCTCTGGCACAACGGGCGTCGTTGCACACGCGCTCAATCGACGATTCATCGGTACAGAGTTTTCAAAGGACAATGCGGCACGATGCATCCAGCGGATCAAGGCCGGCCCTGTCAATCTCGGCAAAGCCCGCGGCGTTTCCACCGCGATCCATCAGGCGCGATCAACATCCGAGAAAACCCGGCAAACATTCCGTAATGTCTGA
- a CDS encoding aryl-sulfate sulfotransferase — protein sequence MRSISVQFVCSVVFTAGVNSTVMAQAYPEWTLYAPFQGSTSTYLIDLAGNNVHTWSSNFAPGIAVYLLDDGALMRTCNDQTVSNFGGGGRGGRIQKIAWDGTIEWNYVAAGPNYVQHHDIEILPNGNVLVMAWERFTGAEAVAMGRDPAHAGPWVWSELIYEIEPTGPTTGDIVWEWHVWDHLVQNLDPTKPNYGNPADHPGRIDINFGPSDSDWLHWNAIDYNAELDQIVVSSRTWSEIWILSHEKGHSGDLVYRWGNPRAYGRGTQADQMLFGQHDPEWIPDGLPGEGNITIFNNGDGRGYSSVVELDTGVNPDGTYTLPAVGGYGPSGFVWECDALSGQSFFSLIMSGLQRMPNGNSLVCPATAGTFIEIDANCNVQWSFAAGGTQFRATRIGEHDPRLEGLLWCYADCDENTMLNIFDYICFGNAYSASELYADCDGNGSLNVFDYICFGNAYAAGCP from the coding sequence ATGCGATCGATATCTGTCCAGTTCGTGTGCTCCGTGGTGTTTACTGCTGGTGTGAACTCAACTGTGATGGCTCAGGCCTATCCGGAATGGACGCTCTATGCGCCGTTTCAAGGATCCACATCGACCTATCTGATCGATCTTGCAGGGAACAACGTGCATACGTGGTCAAGTAACTTTGCGCCTGGCATTGCGGTCTATCTTCTTGATGATGGCGCGCTGATGCGTACGTGCAACGACCAGACCGTGTCAAACTTCGGGGGCGGAGGTCGTGGGGGCCGCATCCAGAAGATCGCGTGGGATGGCACAATCGAATGGAACTATGTTGCAGCTGGTCCAAACTACGTGCAGCATCACGATATCGAGATACTACCGAACGGGAATGTGCTGGTCATGGCATGGGAACGGTTTACGGGTGCTGAAGCAGTTGCGATGGGTCGCGATCCTGCACATGCTGGCCCGTGGGTGTGGTCGGAACTCATCTACGAAATCGAACCAACGGGCCCAACGACGGGCGACATCGTGTGGGAATGGCACGTGTGGGACCATCTCGTGCAGAATCTTGATCCAACGAAACCAAACTATGGGAACCCCGCGGATCATCCCGGCAGAATCGATATCAACTTTGGGCCGAGCGACTCAGACTGGCTGCATTGGAACGCCATCGATTACAACGCCGAGCTCGACCAGATCGTCGTTTCGTCAAGAACATGGTCGGAGATCTGGATTCTGTCGCATGAGAAGGGGCACTCGGGAGATCTGGTGTATCGATGGGGCAATCCACGTGCGTACGGACGCGGGACACAAGCAGATCAGATGCTGTTTGGTCAACACGACCCCGAGTGGATTCCCGATGGTCTGCCGGGCGAGGGCAATATCACGATCTTTAACAATGGCGACGGGCGAGGATACTCATCCGTTGTTGAGCTTGATACGGGTGTCAATCCCGACGGTACATACACACTTCCTGCAGTTGGTGGATATGGACCATCCGGATTTGTCTGGGAGTGCGATGCGCTGAGCGGGCAATCCTTCTTTTCGCTGATTATGTCGGGTCTGCAGCGTATGCCCAATGGCAACAGCCTTGTTTGCCCTGCAACAGCTGGCACGTTTATCGAGATAGACGCAAACTGCAACGTCCAGTGGAGCTTTGCTGCAGGTGGAACACAGTTTCGTGCGACACGGATTGGCGAGCACGATCCACGCCTTGAGGGGCTTTTGTGGTGCTACGCGGACTGCGACGAGAACACTATGCTGAACATCTTTGATTACATCTGCTTCGGAAACGCGTACAGCGCGAGCGAGCTTTACGCGGACTGCGATGGCAACGGATCACTCAACGTGTTTGATTACATCTGCTTTGGGAACGCGTACGCAGCCGGGTGCCCTTAG